One window of Pogoniulus pusillus isolate bPogPus1 chromosome 9, bPogPus1.pri, whole genome shotgun sequence genomic DNA carries:
- the LOC135178232 gene encoding claudin-22-like, translating to MKLVYRHKLQLAGLLLSVLGWILTGTCNYLPDWKNFNLDLNVLELWTMGLWQTCIVQDVGGTQCKDFDSFLALPLEFRISRILLSTSNGLGLLSLVISSLGLDCLKMEHTGQKLKKQLLLLGGILLWMAGVLALVPVSWVTHTIIQEFWDEDVPEIVPRWEMGDALFSGWFGGFFIILGASLLLSTICLSADHQLPEQYAMTDMQDTHRHLDTGNGRL from the coding sequence ATGAAGCTGGTCTACAGACACAAGCTACAGTTAGCTGGACTGCTGTTGTCTGTACTAGGATGGATTTTAACTGGTACCTGTAACTATTTACCAGACTGGAAAAACTTCAACTTAGATTTAAATGTACTGGAGCTCTGGACCATGGGACTCTGGCAAACCTGTATAGTCCAAGATGTAGGTGGAACACAGTGTAAAGACTTCGATTCTTTCCTAGCTTTGCCTCTAGAATTCAGGATTTCCAGGATTTTATTATCTACGTCAAATGGATTAGGACTTTTGAGCCTTGTCATCTCTAGTCTTGGTTTGGACTGCTTAAAGATGGAGCACACAGGGCAGAAGCTAAAGAAACAGTTGTTGCTACTTGGAGGAATACTCCTGTGGATGGCTGGAGTTCTGGCCTTAGTCCCTGTTTCTTGGGTTACCCATACTATAATCCAGGAATTTTGGGATGAAGATGTGCCAGAGATTGTGCCCAGATGGGAAATGGGAGATGCACTGTTCAGTGGCTGGTTTGGTGGATTTTTTATAATTCTAGGGgcatctcttctcctctccacaatCTGCTTATCAGCTGACCACCAACTACCAGAGCAATATGCAATGACAGATATGCAAGACACCCACCGACATCTGGACACTGGAAATGGAAGACTTTAA
- the LOC135178463 gene encoding claudin-22-like, translated as MALVYRPMMQLSGILFSLLGWILSCLTTYLPQWKNLNLELNELEIWTMGLWQACVVQEEGGMQCKDFDSFLALPPELRISRVLMIFSNGSGLLGLLLSGFGLDCLKIGERQQEQKRRLLLFGGMLFWISGITVIVPVSWVAHSTVQEFWDENIPDIVPRWDFGEALFVGWLAGFCLILGGSLLSCTSCLTDIHPSSIHYVVAEQQDQCQHLETETRP; from the coding sequence ATGGCCTTGGTCTATCGGCCAATGATGCAGTTAAGTGGCATACTCTTCTCTCTCTTGGGATGGATCCTGTCCTGTCTCACCACCTATCTACCCCAGTGGAAAAATCTTAACTTGGAACTGAATGAACTGGAGATCTGGACCATGGGACTCTGGCAAGCTTGTGTTGTCCAGGAAGAAGGAGGAATGCAGTGCAAGGACTTTGATTCTTTCCTAGCTTTGCCACCAGAGCTCAGGATTTCTAGGGTTTTGATGATTTTTTCCAATGGATCGGGGCTTTTGGGCCTCTTGCTCTCAGGATTTGGGTTGGACTGTTTGAAAATTGGTGAAAGACAACAGGAACAAAAGAGAAGGCTGTTGCTGTTTGGAGGAATGCTCTTCTGGATATCGGGGATTACAGTTATTGTCCCAGTTTCTTGGGTTGCCCATTCCACAGTTCAGGAATTTTGGGATGAAAATATACCAGATATTGTTCCCAGGTGGGATTTTGGGGAAGCATTATTTGTTGGCTGGCTTGCTGGATTTTGTCTTATATTAGGTGGATCCCTGCTTAGTTGCACAAGCTGTTTAACTGACATCCATCCATCTTCCATCCACTATGTGGTAGCAGAACAGCAAGATCAGTGTCAACACTTAGAAACGGAAACTAGGCCTTAA